A stretch of Mastacembelus armatus chromosome 1, fMasArm1.2, whole genome shotgun sequence DNA encodes these proteins:
- the LOC113128183 gene encoding ribosomal protein S6 kinase beta-2-like, which yields MAGVFDIDLETEDISDTEDDVCDFTVTEPENGHTEEVELTSESVNRDSERVGPDCFELLTVLGKGAYGKVFQVRKVQGTKTGKIFAMKVLKKAKIVCNAKDTAHTRAEREILETVRHPFIVDLLYAFQTGGKLYLILECLSGGELFMQLEKEGIFMEDTACFYLGEITLALGHLHSNGIIYRDLKPENIMLNQQGHIKLTDFGLCKESIHDGTVTHTFCGTIEYMAPEILTRSGHNRAVDWWSLGALMYDMMTGSPPFTAENRKKTIDKILKCKLNLPPYLTVDARDLIKKLLKKNPTQRLGSSKADCADVQKHPFFKHINWDDLLNKRVEPPYKPQLQSDEDVSQFDTRFTRQTPVDSPDDTSLSHSAELAFAGFTYVAPSVLESLKEGFSFEPRTRPVRRHNSSPRTPISPLKFSPAGPFKSSIDNEADPFLPMSSSGAAPVPVQLENGAASQPISTPARNKKQKGHRR from the exons ATGGCAGGAGTGTTTGACATAGACTTGGAGACTGAGGACATCAGTGACACAGAG GATGACGTCTGTGACTTCACTGTGACAGAACCGGAgaa TGGTCATACAGAGGAGGTGGAGTTGACCAGTGAAAGTGTCaacagagacagtgagagagttGGACCTGACTGCTTTGAGCTTCTTACTGTGCTGGGAAAAGGAGCCTAtgggaag GTTTTCCAGGTGAGGAAGGTTCAAGGCACCAAGACCGGGAAAATATTTGCCATGAAGGTTCTGAAAAAG GCTAAGATAGTGTGCAATGCCAAAGACACAGCCCATACGAGAGCAGAGCGAGAGATCCTGGAGACGGTGAGACACCCATTCATTGTGGATCTACTCTATGCCTTCCAAACTGGGGGAAAACTCTACCTCATCCTGGAGTGTTTGAGTG GAGGGGAGCTGTTCATGCAGCTGGAGAAGGAAGGTATCTTCATGGAGGATACTGCTTG tttCTATCTAGGAGAGATCACACTGGCTCTAGGTCATCTGCATTCTAATGGGATTATTTACAGAGACCTCAAACCTGAAAATATCATGCTTAATCAACAAG gACACATCAAGCTCACTGACTTTGGCCTCTGTAAGGAATCGATTCATGATGGGACAGTGACACATACCTTCTGTGGCACCATAGAGTACAT GGCTCCAGAGATCCTGACCAGGTCGGGTCACAACAGAGCAGTAGACTGGTGGAGCCTCGGGGCCCTGATGTACGATATGATGACTGGATCC CCTCCTTTCActgctgaaaacagaaagaagactATCGATAAGATCCTGAAGTGTAAACTTAACTTGCCCCCATACCTGACTGTTGATGCCAGAGACCTCATCAAGAAG TTGTTGAAGAAGAATCCAACCCAAAGACTTGGTTCCAGTAAAGCTGACTGTGCTGATGTTCAG AAACACCCATTCTTCAAGCACATTAATTGGGATGACCTGTTGAACAAAAGGGTGGAGCCACCCTACAAGCCGCAGCTG cAGTCAGACGAGGATGTTAGCCAGTTTGACACCAGGTTTACCAGGCAGACGCCAGTGGACAGTCCAGACGATACCTCACTCAGCCACAGCGCAGAGCTTGCATTTGCT GGTTTCACCTATGTGGCACCATCTGTTCTTGAGAGTCTAAAAGAAGGTTTCTCATTTGAACCCCGAACGCGACCTGTACGCCGACACAACAGCAGCCCACGCACACCCATCAG TCCCCTGAAATTTTCCCCTGCTGGACCCTTCAAGTCCAGCATAGACAATGAGGCAGACCCGTTCTTGCCAATGTCTTCATCAGGAGCAGCTCCAGTTCCTGTGCAGCTGGAAAATGGAGCTGCCAGTCAGCCAATTAGCACCCCTGCCAGGAACAAGAAGCAGAAGGGACATCGGAGATGA